One genomic region from Apodemus sylvaticus chromosome 1, mApoSyl1.1, whole genome shotgun sequence encodes:
- the LOC127678070 gene encoding olfactory receptor 5B3-like has protein sequence MENSTEVTHFLLVGLTDDPGLQFPLFVTFLLIYTITLVGNLGMILLVVRDSRLHTPMYFFLGNLSWVDFCYSSAVTPTVMTGLLIGDKIISYNNCVAQMFFFAGFATVENYLLASMAYDRYAAVCKPLHYSSTMTTSVCTSLLIVSYACGFLNASIHIGDTFSLSFCRSNVVHHFFCDVPAVMVLSCSDRHVSELVLVYVVSFNIFVALSVIWISYIFIFITIFKMKSSAGYRKAISTCASHFTAVSIFYGTIIFMYLQPTSSHSMDTDKIASVFYTMIIPMLNPLVYGLRNKEVKSAFTKIFQVAK, from the coding sequence ATGGAGAACAGTACAGAAGTGACGCACTTTCTTCTGGTGGGACTCACTGATGACCCAGGCCTACAGTTTCCCCTCTTCGTGACATTTCTCCTCATCTACACCATCACCCTGGTGGGAAATCTGGGAATGATCCTGCTGGTTGTCCGGGATTCCCgtctccacacacccatgtacttttttttaGGTAATCTGTCCTGGGTTGATTTTTGTTACTCCTCAGCAGTCACACCCACAGTCATGACTGGGCTACTAATAGGAGACAAAATCATTTCCTATAATAATTGTGTTGCTCAGATGTTCTTTTTTGCTGGCTTTGCTACTGTGGAAAATTATCTTCTGGCCtcaatggcctatgatcgctatgcAGCAGTGTGTAAACCACTACATTATTCTTCTACCATGACTACCAGCGTATGTACAAGTCTTTTGATAGTTTCCTATGCTTGTGGTTTTCTGAATGCCTCCATCCACATTGGGGACACTTTCAGTCTTTCCTTCTGTAGGTCTAATGTAGTTCATCACTTTTTCTGTGATGTTCCAGCTGTCATGGTTCTCTCTTGCTCTGATAGACATGTTAGTGAGCTAGTTCTTGTTTATGTAGTGAGCTTCAATATCTTTGTTGCCCTCTCTGTTATTTGGATATCCtacatattcatttttatcacaatctttaaaatgaaatcaagTGCTGGATATAGAAAGGCTATATCCACTTGTGCCTCACATTTCACTGCAGTGTCCATTTTCTATGGGACAATCATATTCATGTACTTGCAGCCCACTTCCAGTCATTCCATGGACACTGACAAAATTGCATCTGTGTTCTACACCATGATCATCCCTATGCTGAACCCTCTGGTTTATGGTCTGAGGAACAAGGAAGTTAAGAGTGCATTCACAAAAATATTTCAAGTGGCAAAATAG